The following coding sequences are from one Methanosarcina sp. WWM596 window:
- a CDS encoding helix-turn-helix domain-containing protein: MHFSRTELQTIAELAKGNTSISTVAEALNKSEKHVYRIVQKLEEKDLAALSLGEIIPKRGTLMVRLTRIVDSYPNLIYVLADSGIPILVSLLEAKTVDEIIEETDVKKSTVYALLKKALKISLIKRDGERYVLNERIWREVPDLLREIREKGCLTRECPIIR; the protein is encoded by the coding sequence ATGCATTTTTCCAGAACCGAACTCCAAACCATCGCAGAACTCGCAAAAGGCAACACCTCAATAAGCACCGTAGCCGAAGCTCTCAATAAAAGCGAAAAGCACGTCTACCGAATTGTGCAAAAGCTTGAAGAAAAAGACCTTGCCGCCCTCTCATTAGGAGAAATTATCCCAAAAAGAGGCACCTTGATGGTCAGGTTGACCCGGATTGTCGATTCGTACCCGAATTTGATATATGTTCTGGCAGATTCCGGAATCCCTATACTCGTCTCTCTGCTTGAAGCAAAAACTGTGGATGAAATCATTGAAGAGACGGATGTGAAAAAGAGTACTGTCTATGCTTTATTAAAAAAAGCCTTAAAGATAAGCCTGATAAAAAGAGACGGGGAACGTTATGTACTCAATGAAAGGATCTGGAGAGAGGTGCCAGACCTGCTCAGGGAAATAAGGGAGAAAGGTTGCTTGACCCGCGAGTGCCCTATAATTCGGTAA